From the genome of Malus domestica chromosome 04, GDT2T_hap1, one region includes:
- the LOC139194987 gene encoding uncharacterized protein, with product MKAANEKEQQEQVIQCLMGLNDSYSAIQRQILLMQPLPSIRKAYSIILQEEKQREMAEGDESSTTHAMNVSKVAGNKPRKTNNNGGKDFHCTYCNGNTYAVDYFSYIHGLPPGHKFHEKDVKPPNKNRRATANNTNKEEAKLTTTKVPDGLKFKADEINQIKAILRGDGKNQVFENAAGIPDARCYSLSTNNPNSWIIDSGATDHISFSSNLNEKRNPPYSSVNMPNGLQATISYLGSIKITPNLELKDDLATKKMIGLGKECDGLYYLVPVKKDVIFRQNKLRVAAASASVIEAEYRSMAAITCELTWLRYLLQDLKVPHAAPVHVYYDNKVALHIAANPVDIELDCHLVREKLQSGMIATSFTPSRHQFADIFTEALGNATFHSLLSKLGIHIIHAPT from the exons ATGAAAGCGGCCAATGAAAAGGAACAACAAGAACAGGTTATTCAGTGTCTCATGGGGTTAAATGATTCTTATTCGGCGATTCAACGGCAGATCCTCTTGATGCAGCCACTACCAAGCATTCGTAAGGCATACTCTATAATTttacaagaagaaaaacaaagagaaatgGCTGAAGGCGATGAGAGCAGCACTACACATGCCATGAATGTATCTAAGGTCGCTGGGAACAAGCCTCGCAAGACAAACAACAATGGAGGTAAAGATTTTCATTGCACTTATTGCAATGGCAATACTTATGCAGTTGATTATTTCTCCTACATTCATGGCTTGCCTCCTGGACACAAATTCCACGAGAAGGACGTAAAGCCTCCAAACAAAAATAGGCGTGCAACGGCCAATAATACTAACAAAGAAGAAGCAAAGTTGACCACCACCAAAGTCCCTGATGGTTTGAAATTTAAAGCGGACgaaatcaaccaaatcaaaGCCATTCTTCGAGGTGATGGTAAAAATCAGGTTTTTGAAAATGCAGCAGGTATTCCTGATGCCCGATGTTATTCTCTTTCCACAAATAATCCAAATTCTTGGATTATTGATAGTGGTGCTACAGACCACATTTCTTTCTCTTCCAACTTAAATGAAAAAAGGAACCCACCTTATTCCTCCGTCAATATGCCAAATGGGTTGCAAGCAACAATTTCTTATCTTGGGTCAATCAAGATCACTCCCAATTTAGAACTAAAAGAT GATTTGGCAACGAAGAAGATGATTGGATTGGGGAAGGAGTGTGATGGCCTGTATTACCTTGTACCAGTAAAAAAAGACGTTATATTTCGACAGAATAAGCTTAGGGTAGCTGCTGCCTCTGCATCCGTGATAG AGGCGGAGTATAGATCAATGGCTGCAATCACTTGTGAACTTACATGGCTTCGTTATCTGTTACAAGACTTAAAAGTGCCTCATGCAGCTCCAGTTCATGTTTACTATGACAATAAGGTTGCTTTACATATTGCGGCCAATCCGGTAGACATTGAATTGGATTGTCATTTGGTTCGAGAAAAGCTACAATCAGGAATGATTGCAACAAGTTTTACACCTTCAAGGCACCAATTTGCTGACATATTTACAGAAGCATTAGGGAATGCAACGTTTCATTCTCTTCTCAGCAAGTTGGGTATTCACATCATAcatgctccaacttga